In Psychrobacter sp. JCM 18902, a single window of DNA contains:
- a CDS encoding restriction endonuclease yields the protein MSNITKLPAFGDMLNAGIQTIKNLSTRNTVGRTVFYREFEKLAQIVNDHKEINYMSNYDIRHECHNGSPCYDDIVDLILLCLSAMGLVKEDKFSLVPNLNQNFANFITFDEKVTPKNIIRLDPFGKVYFWLAGNNFTQYINEGIPNSDYIANLTRFDNKAFADLQKVNIAAYGKNGDALINHLIEETQRRTSMFMNNYADATVGNDFVKVTPDMIMAQLESLLPLQFEWFCLKMIERSLEIESPESNLTSRHTGRSNDNGIDGLIIQDFPDGEVHNYYIQAKLYSAGNNISNGDLRNFIGAYPPQKTNHHGLFITTTSFTKPAQEYANATDSHSLILIDQMNLIELMMQHKVGLKEVNARPKLLLDNDFFNKIKLY from the coding sequence ATGAGTAACATTACGAAGCTGCCCGCATTTGGTGACATGTTAAATGCGGGTATACAAACCATAAAAAATTTGAGTACGCGGAATACCGTTGGTCGCACGGTATTTTATAGAGAGTTTGAAAAGTTGGCACAAATTGTCAATGATCATAAAGAAATCAATTACATGAGTAATTATGATATACGCCATGAGTGTCATAACGGCTCACCCTGTTATGATGACATCGTTGATCTAATTTTATTGTGCTTGTCCGCGATGGGGCTGGTCAAAGAAGATAAGTTCAGCTTAGTACCCAATTTAAATCAGAATTTTGCTAATTTTATTACTTTTGATGAAAAAGTAACGCCTAAAAACATCATACGTTTAGACCCGTTTGGCAAAGTCTATTTTTGGTTAGCAGGAAACAATTTTACTCAATACATTAACGAAGGCATTCCAAATAGTGATTATATTGCTAACTTGACCCGTTTTGATAATAAAGCCTTTGCTGATCTGCAAAAAGTCAATATTGCGGCTTATGGTAAAAATGGCGATGCACTTATTAATCATTTGATAGAAGAAACTCAGCGCCGAACGTCTATGTTTATGAACAATTATGCAGATGCTACTGTGGGCAATGATTTTGTCAAAGTAACGCCTGATATGATTATGGCGCAGCTTGAAAGCTTGTTACCTTTGCAGTTTGAGTGGTTTTGTCTAAAAATGATTGAACGATCTTTAGAGATTGAAAGTCCTGAGAGTAATTTGACCTCGCGTCATACTGGACGCTCGAATGACAATGGCATTGATGGGCTGATTATTCAGGATTTCCCAGATGGTGAGGTGCATAACTATTACATTCAAGCCAAATTATATAGTGCCGGTAATAATATATCTAATGGCGATTTGAGAAACTTCATAGGGGCTTATCCACCACAAAAAACCAATCATCATGGCTTGTTTATTACTACGACAAGCTTTACCAAGCCTGCGCAGGAATATGCCAATGCAACGGATTCGCACAGTCTGATACTCATCGATCAAATGAATCTTATAGAGCTTATGATGCAACATAAGGTGGGTCTAAAAGAGGTCAATGCCAGACCGAAATTATTATTAGACAATGACTTCTTTAACAAGATCAAGTTGTATTGA
- the ggt gene encoding gamma-glutamyltransferase, which yields MPTSISKNNIRTADNNPQGRANIKAAILLISSTFLVALSAHALEPTTNPSTTINQTSINTSAINLAIMADNPTVISETQLVTRAKTNTLTSTINHANADQAIYSEDAIHHPVWAKNGMVATQEALASDIGLKILKDGGNAVDAGVAVGFALAVTLPRAGNIGGGGFMMIYDAKQGKTVALDYREKAPSAATRDMYLDEEGNAVSDLSRYHGLAVGVPGTVAGLLKALEEHGTMSRGQVMAPAIALAENGIEVTAGLSESLEALSDRMQKWPSTKKVFFKPDGSAYQPGERLKQPELARSLKLIAAKGADGFYKGETAKKLVKAVNDAGGRMSLQDLANYEAIAREPVKGDYRGYEIVSMPPPSSGGIHIVQILNILEGYPLKDYGQNSAQTIHLMAEAMQLAYADRSEYLGDSDFIDVPASGLASQAYADKLRILINPDKATPASTIKANNPLPYESDQTTHFSIVDKDGNAIANTYTLNFSYGTGLVAEGTGILLNNEMDDFSAKPGVPNGYGLIGGDANAVEANKRPLSSMSPTLVFKDSKPYIVTGSPGGSRIITTVTQIISNVIDHDMNIAEATHAPRIHDQWLPDEIRVEKALNIDTVKKLESMGHMVSPKSAMGSTQSIMITPNGVYGSSDPRIVDAAVVGY from the coding sequence ATGCCAACCTCTATATCAAAAAACAACATACGCACTGCTGACAATAATCCTCAAGGTAGAGCAAATATTAAAGCGGCTATTTTGTTAATCAGTAGCACATTTTTAGTAGCACTATCTGCTCACGCGCTTGAGCCGACAACCAATCCATCAACTACCATTAACCAAACATCGATTAATACTAGCGCCATCAATCTTGCGATTATGGCTGATAATCCTACTGTAATATCTGAAACTCAGCTTGTGACAAGAGCCAAAACCAATACTCTAACTTCCACGATTAACCATGCCAATGCCGATCAAGCCATCTATTCTGAAGATGCTATTCACCACCCTGTTTGGGCAAAGAACGGCATGGTCGCCACCCAAGAAGCCCTCGCCTCTGATATTGGACTCAAGATTTTAAAAGACGGTGGTAATGCGGTTGATGCTGGCGTCGCTGTTGGCTTTGCGCTAGCCGTTACCTTACCGCGCGCTGGGAATATCGGCGGTGGTGGATTTATGATGATTTATGATGCCAAGCAAGGCAAAACGGTGGCACTCGATTACCGTGAAAAAGCCCCGAGTGCTGCCACTCGTGATATGTATCTTGATGAGGAAGGCAATGCCGTTAGCGATTTATCACGTTATCACGGTCTAGCTGTTGGTGTACCGGGGACAGTAGCAGGATTACTTAAAGCATTAGAAGAACATGGCACGATGAGCCGCGGACAGGTGATGGCACCAGCCATTGCACTGGCTGAAAATGGTATTGAAGTTACCGCAGGCTTGTCCGAGTCGTTAGAAGCGTTGAGCGATCGCATGCAAAAATGGCCAAGTACCAAAAAGGTATTTTTTAAACCTGATGGTAGCGCCTATCAGCCGGGCGAACGCTTAAAGCAACCTGAACTTGCTCGCTCGCTAAAACTAATCGCTGCAAAAGGTGCTGATGGATTTTATAAAGGCGAAACGGCCAAAAAATTGGTAAAAGCGGTCAATGATGCGGGTGGTCGTATGAGCTTACAAGATTTAGCCAATTATGAAGCCATCGCTCGCGAGCCAGTCAAAGGCGATTATCGTGGTTATGAGATTGTCTCGATGCCACCGCCGTCTTCTGGTGGCATTCATATCGTGCAGATTTTAAATATCTTAGAAGGTTATCCGCTAAAAGACTACGGTCAAAACAGCGCGCAAACCATTCATTTAATGGCCGAAGCGATGCAGCTCGCTTATGCGGATCGCTCAGAGTATTTAGGTGATTCTGACTTTATCGATGTGCCTGCTAGCGGTTTAGCTTCTCAGGCTTATGCGGATAAACTACGCATTTTAATCAATCCAGACAAAGCCACACCAGCGTCTACCATCAAAGCCAACAACCCTCTACCCTATGAGAGTGATCAGACCACGCATTTCTCTATCGTTGATAAAGATGGCAATGCAATAGCCAACACCTATACGTTGAACTTCTCTTACGGCACAGGTCTTGTCGCTGAAGGTACGGGGATATTGCTCAATAATGAGATGGATGATTTTTCTGCCAAACCCGGCGTACCAAATGGTTATGGCTTAATCGGCGGTGATGCCAATGCCGTTGAAGCCAATAAACGTCCATTATCGTCTATGAGTCCGACGCTGGTCTTTAAAGACAGTAAACCATATATCGTCACGGGTAGCCCTGGTGGTAGCCGCATCATTACCACTGTCACTCAAATAATCTCGAATGTCATTGATCATGATATGAATATCGCTGAGGCCACTCACGCACCGCGTATCCATGACCAATGGCTGCCTGATGAGATTCGGGTCGAAAAAGCACTGAATATTGATACGGTTAAAAAGCTTGAATCAATGGGTCATATGGTCAGTCCAAAATCAGCCATGGGTTCGACTCAGTCGATTATGATCACGCCAAATGGTGTCTATGGCTCATCAGACCCACGCATCGTTGATGCGGCAGTCGTTGGTTATTGA